A region from the Vicia villosa cultivar HV-30 ecotype Madison, WI linkage group LG3, Vvil1.0, whole genome shotgun sequence genome encodes:
- the LOC131656571 gene encoding uncharacterized protein LOC131656571 isoform X3, whose protein sequence is MAYTFPHSKILMTLNKLLNGRNRNASTLQLSFENPSPPTFSSSRLSYVGKKFRSSWLLMLYCEMRVLVTRFWLAKLLKFSVYVKSIMSQLWQVILRKLHQVVTPSTYLDGNIGPDATHLLAIKERKF, encoded by the exons ATGGCATACACGTTTCCTCATAGTAAG ATTCTGATGACGTTGAATAAACTGCTGAATGGAAGAAACAGAAACGCATCAACATTGCAACTCTCATTTGAAAACCCATCACCACCCACCTTTTCCTCATCACGCT TGTCATATGTTGGAAAAAAATTCAGGTCAAGTTGGCTGCTGATGCTATATTGCGAGATGCGGGTGCTGGTTACGAGATTCTGGTTGGCTAAATTATTAAAATTCTCTGTATATGTTAAGTCTATAATGTCTCAATTATGG CAGGTTATTCTAAGAAAATTACACCAGGTAGTCACCCCATCAACCTATTTAGATGGTAATATTGGCCCTGACGCAACTCATCTTCTTGCAATTAAAGAG agaaagttttga
- the LOC131656571 gene encoding uncharacterized protein LOC131656571 isoform X2, translating to MAYTFPHSKILMTLNKLLNGRNRNASTLQLSFENPSPPTFSSSRLSYVGKKFRSSWLLMLYCEMRVLVTRFWLAKLLKFSVYVKSIMSQLWVILRKLHQVVTPSTYLDGNIGPDATHLLAIKEVFTYQYHCSLVNYFCVLFQVFVLYSDAKCSYFELSSAKRIVYFLQESNGSDNCQCYKFLLICFQK from the exons ATGGCATACACGTTTCCTCATAGTAAG ATTCTGATGACGTTGAATAAACTGCTGAATGGAAGAAACAGAAACGCATCAACATTGCAACTCTCATTTGAAAACCCATCACCACCCACCTTTTCCTCATCACGCT TGTCATATGTTGGAAAAAAATTCAGGTCAAGTTGGCTGCTGATGCTATATTGCGAGATGCGGGTGCTGGTTACGAGATTCTGGTTGGCTAAATTATTAAAATTCTCTGTATATGTTAAGTCTATAATGTCTCAATTATGG GTTATTCTAAGAAAATTACACCAGGTAGTCACCCCATCAACCTATTTAGATGGTAATATTGGCCCTGACGCAACTCATCTTCTTGCAATTAAAGAGGTTTTCACTTATCAATATCATTGTTCTTTAGTTAATTACTTTTGTGTGCTATTTCAAGTATTTGTATTGTATAGTGATGCCAAATGTTCATACTTTGAATTGTCATCGGCAAAAAGAATTGTATATTTTCTTCAGGAAAGCAATGGCTCTGATAATTGTCAATGTTACAAATTTCTTTTGATCTGTTTTCAGAAGTGA
- the LOC131656571 gene encoding uncharacterized protein LOC131656571 isoform X1 — protein MAYTFPHSKILMTLNKLLNGRNRNASTLQLSFENPSPPTFSSSRLSYVGKKFRSSWLLMLYCEMRVLVTRFWLAKLLKFSVYVKSIMSQLWQVILRKLHQVVTPSTYLDGNIGPDATHLLAIKEVFTYQYHCSLVNYFCVLFQVFVLYSDAKCSYFELSSAKRIVYFLQESNGSDNCQCYKFLLICFQK, from the exons ATGGCATACACGTTTCCTCATAGTAAG ATTCTGATGACGTTGAATAAACTGCTGAATGGAAGAAACAGAAACGCATCAACATTGCAACTCTCATTTGAAAACCCATCACCACCCACCTTTTCCTCATCACGCT TGTCATATGTTGGAAAAAAATTCAGGTCAAGTTGGCTGCTGATGCTATATTGCGAGATGCGGGTGCTGGTTACGAGATTCTGGTTGGCTAAATTATTAAAATTCTCTGTATATGTTAAGTCTATAATGTCTCAATTATGG CAGGTTATTCTAAGAAAATTACACCAGGTAGTCACCCCATCAACCTATTTAGATGGTAATATTGGCCCTGACGCAACTCATCTTCTTGCAATTAAAGAGGTTTTCACTTATCAATATCATTGTTCTTTAGTTAATTACTTTTGTGTGCTATTTCAAGTATTTGTATTGTATAGTGATGCCAAATGTTCATACTTTGAATTGTCATCGGCAAAAAGAATTGTATATTTTCTTCAGGAAAGCAATGGCTCTGATAATTGTCAATGTTACAAATTTCTTTTGATCTGTTTTCAGAAGTGA